aaaatattaatagaATATATTATTTGTACTTTGTCAGCATTGCAACAGTAACTTGAGTAAATCCAATACTGAACACTTGTGGGAAAAATCCTTTGTAaactattaaaatgaaataacctgaaaaaataaaaacattttggagTGACTAGTATTGAGCAGTGTGAACAGTTTTTGGGGATCCCTCTCCTTGAGAATCCCGCCTCTCGCTCTCCATGTAGGCCTGCACCGACCTCCACAGCGCTCTGATGTTTCCCTCGCCAAAACCCGTCGCCCCCCTTCGCTCGATCAGCTCGAGGAAGAAGGTGTCCTCTGCGAAGATGGGCTTGGTGAACACCTGGAGAAGGTATCTGGAGACAGGGCGATAACAATAGCAAAGACACTTAAGGTTAGTCTTAACATCTCACATCTGGGTTCTCCTAGCTTTCACTGATAGGATGGAATTTATTGTGAagtcttttgtcattttttcttaaaaGCTAAAACATCTCCTGAGGTTTTCTGTCCAGTTAGGTCAAATACAATTTGAACATCTTGCCATTTTTACCAGGATAACAAACCAGTTCCTTTAGCAACTAGGGCTTTCTCTGTAATTCTGAGGCTATGACTCATAGAATCTTTTAAATCCTGACCAAATAAGTGTTTTGAGATGCTCAAATTTTATCATCCCAAACAGTGAGGAAGTGGCTGAAAAACTCCCATTAATATTCTTTATCTTAGTAAAACAGCACTGATGGTTGAGAGACAAGTTTATCGCTCTTTACTGCTCCTTACCTCCTGTTTTCACTGGATGCTTTCTGTGATAAAGGATCCTGGTGTAGGTCTGTGTCCAGGAGAATGCCATGCTGTGCCAGCATCTGGGGGTTGTGTCCTGCCTCCTctatttcctgctgttttccCACCTGTCACAGCAACACAGCATAGGTAAAAGTGTTCTTAAACACAGGATATgcaaatatttgcaaatatgACCCATACATGTTATTTACCATTTTTTAATCTGCCATAGAAACTGACTGGCTAAAAGACAATACCTGTGTAATGAGAAAATCATACCAAAATCACTTTGAGGAAGTGAGGCTGAGAGCTGTTAAAGTccaataataatctaataatagtCATAATATCTTCTGGTGGAAAGTAGGGTGTTGGACTGGTCTTTGGTGGCTGATGATTCACCATGTTTTTTTACATGGTGGAGGTACAAATTCACAGACCAGTGCAACTCTGTGAAGTTGCAATTTAAAGACAACCCTGATCTGTCTTGTGCATctgtaaataaaagtttatttacacataCTATAATATCTTTTTCAACTTGCTGAATAAAATGTAGGTTATGCCTTGCAGTAATCGAGTCACTACTGGTATGAAAAAGTCAGTCAAACCTCAGAGTAGTaggcaggaggaggggagaaaaactGTACACCAGCTCCAGCCATTGTGTGTGCAGTagaaacaatattttttgtgtACAGCCCGATGTGCTGGATCCCTGGGGCCCTGTGCTGCTCCAGGAAGGTGTCAACCTGGTTCCTGCCTAAAATTAGGGAAAGCACACAAGGAACAGAGGAGCTGTGAGATCAGGAATGATGgcagaaattaaacaaattgaAAGATGGAGTGGCTGCTGTTACCTTGTTCAGGCAGCGATTCTGCAATGACAAACTTGCAGTCAGGCTCTTTTTTGTCCACAGAGGGAAGAATGACACCTGCTTTGCTGCATTTCCAGTACTTCATGGCAGTTAGACGCAGCCCAATGCCTTCCTGATTTACGACAAAACCTTCGTCCACATCTTCTTCACTACTCAGAGGAACAGAAGTCATATTTATTTCTGGCATCAAACTCAACAGAATAAATTATGactgtaaattttttttttgaaatgcCCACAGTTTCTCACCTATCGATGAAAAACCTCTGAAAACCAAAGAGCTGCTCGTACCACCTCATGACCTGGTGGGTTGTTTTCCTGGGGCAGGCGTAAGTGATGTGATCAAAATGTGTGATTGGACAAGAGGTGTCCTCTTCCTCCAAGCTGCAGTCCTTTTCCACGACATCAAACCCAGGCAAGAAGATCCCCTCATATTTTGTCCTGTCAATGAGTGTGTGGCACACATTCCCCACAATGGATTTAACCACCGAGTAGGTGACGAGACCAGCCTCGTCCTGAACTGTAGTGGGAGGCACCAGGAAGTTGCAGCCCAGATGGCGAAGAGCCCTGAATGACCTTTCCACATCCTCCACCTCGAAACACACGTTGCTCACAGTATCCACCGGGTAGTATGTGCTGACATCGTAGAGACACTTTGCAGAATTATCCTTGTTGTATTTCCCCACGTTGACCCGCCGTGAATCACCCGAATATCTGTCTGTGATGCCCAGCAGCTCTTCATTCAATCTCACActgctctggtttggtctctcGTTCACGATGAAAACTGCCGCTCCTTTTCTGAAAGCCAGCTGCCTGGACCTGTCGGTCAATCTGGTAGCAAACAAATCAAACTTGAACTTAGAGACAAGGTCGTTAGCTATTTTCTCCACGTTAGAAACGTGGAGCGAGATGTGGTGTAACCGGCTCAAGTAAGCTGCCATTTTTAAGATGTGACGTTTTGACAGGAGGCGTGTCCAAGAATTTAGAAACACTAACACAACACGTGTTAACTTTAtggtattttctttctttctctctctctctctctctctctctctctcttctctctctctctctttttttttttttttttttttagaaaaccCACAGTGATATCAATGTtgtattaatttaaaatatataataatgtacatgtttgtgtgtctgacaaAATACCACGTTTTTAAATGACCAATAATGTAACCGAGGTCAATAAAAAGGTGATTTATAACCgaccaaaatatattttataatgcAAGGCAAGCATGTATCTCTTGTGTACTCCTGTACAAACCTCGtattagtgtttattttttgtcagaaagtctctttctgcctctgatATTAAAATCACCCGGTTCCTTTGAACCTTTCATAAAATGCTCGTTCAGTCGAGAGTCTAATATTTCCCTTATGTTCATGAAAGCATCACAGTACTGTCTTTTATCCAATCGCATTGAGCGCAAGAGCCAGATGATTGGTGACGAAGGCAAGCTAGCGTTTATTTTGGCTCTGCTACTCATTTGTCTCACTGTCGCCGCCATTAAACAACACGGAGGCAATGTAAACCATGGAGTGTCGCGGGTTTGTACCATGATTCGAGGAGTACAGAGGCTTTGCCAAGCTGTGTTTAATTCTGTGAGAGGTTAATGTGTCCATAAAGgtaaaaatgtgagagaccaaAGGGGTCGAAACAACTCGGTTTGGGAAAGGTTTGatagagcaggaggaggtggaggaagaggaggtggggggcTGGACAAGAAGGGTTTGTTGTGGTTTTCAGCAGCACTTGAGAAACGAGCGCAGCCGCAAAACGGTAAGAGTTTGGCATATTTTCCCTCAAATATTCCGGTTAGTGAAATGTTCCACGATTGTACGCTTTATGAAATGTTGTACACTGTTAAAATTGACGTTAGCTATGTACGCTAGCTGGGTGGTTAGCCTGccagctaacaagctaacactAAAGATAGGAACATAACTGTATAGTTAAGTAACTATGCCTCCCGTTCATATGAGTTTGAGCCAGACCGATAACCACGCTCATATTGCGACTGGTAATAAACAGCTGGCAAGCAATTTTAGTCTTTAAATCACACCGCAATCCCAGGCTGCCAGTGTCATTGAAGATGCCCGATAGATGCAAGTTAGTTTACAAACTGCTGAAACACATATTTGGAGTAACTCCATGAAATATCTTCATGTGATTTGTGTATCTTTAACACAACACTGCTTTATCATGTTTGTTGACCTTCGAGGTGATTCCCAAAACTTTTCGTTATGACTCACTTCTAATTGGATTTATCACTACAGTTTGACCAACCAAAGCGATCCACAATGACGGAACAGAGGATAAAGTGGGCCTGTGACTACTGCACCTATGAAAACTGGCCATCTGCAGTCAAGTGCACAATGTGCCGTGCACAGCGATCAATGGGTCCCATCATCACAGAGGAACCTTACAAGAATAGCCCCGATCTGGACCCTAGTGTGGAGTGGGACCCTCCCAGAACTGAGAGTGGCAGCAGCCTCCTCATCTGCCCTGACTCCAGTGCGAGGCCAAGGGTTCGGTCAGCCAGCATGGCTGAGATTGCAAATAAGTGGTCCTGCCAAATGTGCACCTACCTGAACTGGCCCCGGGCAATCCGCTGTACACAGTGCCTGTGTCAGCGCCCGAGGACCAGCAGCCCCACGGAGTCCCCTCAGACTTCAGGCTCCAACGCAGGCTGTCGTCCTGCTCTCCACTCACCTGTGGACACCTGTGAAGAGTacaatgacagaaacagactcaACACCCACCAGCAGCACTGGACATGTACAGCTTGCACTTACCAGAACTGGCCCAAAACTACaaagtgtgtggtgtgtgaccACCCCAACCCCAACAACCAAGAAGCTATAGAGCTTGCAGAGTCCGCGGAGCCATCACCCATGATCAATGAGCAGGACAGGGCTCGGTGGAGGGGCAGTTGCAGTGGAGGCCAGGGCCAAAGGAGGTCACCTCCTATGCCCAAGAGAGAAGACAATGTTAAAATGGACTTCCAGAGGATAGAGCTCGCAGCTGCAGCCATGAGCAGCAAAGAGGAGCAAGAGGTCGACTTCAAGAAGCTAAAGCAGATTAGAAACAGAATGAGGAAAACAGACTGGCTGTTCCTCAATGCATGTGCTGGTGAGTTTTTCATGTTATTGCATGTCGCTCATACAGATGATTAGTTGATCCATAGAAAATTAACCAGCAATAATTATGAAACTAAGTCAAGCCATTTTCATTGTtatataaaaacagtaaattataaatattttggggttttggaaggttggttggacaaaacaaacaatttaaagacatcacaTTGGGCTCTGAGAATATAATATTTCAAATATCTTGgcattttacagattaaattatccatcattaaataaataaaagatctgtggattattcagtaataaaaatgataaatggatgtggttttaatttttacattgtttaatGGTAGTGGGCCCTGCGCATTCCATAGTAATGATGAGAAATAGTGAAAGTATTTATTAGCCTGGGATTATGTGTGAGAACACTTTTGTCCTCATTTCCCTCTGTGACTCACCTGAATAGTTGTATTGGTACAAAGAGTCCATACTCATGTCCCGATTTTCCTCTATTGTTACACcagctttttttgtttcctcccaTGATGTCATGCTGAGTAACAACAGAGAGAGTTGCTCCAGTCAGAGGCAACactttgattgtttttctccCCAAAGGCCAAACGTTGACTTTCCACTTAGTTCTATTTTATCACAGAGCAGATGGTGCCTAACCCTATGAAGGCCAAGGTCGCAGAGTAGTTTTATCCACCTGGTGTTTTATTAATGAATGACAACATGTCTGATTGTTTAGATTCCAAATATTAGAGTACAACCGGAATTTTGCATATCGTGGGCTTGGCAAGCTCTGCGAGAAGGGTTTCTTTTCACATGGTGGCGTTTTCAGGCAGAAACTATCCACTGTACTGAGATGATACTTATCATCAACAAAGCATAAACAATGCTGAATGGCAGCATTATAAAGATGTGTAACTAAATGGCCAGTGGGAATTTGATCCAACTCATCACTGAAACCCCGTAGCTGCCCTTGCTGCGCCACTGAGAGAGTCTTTGAGAAACTGAGAGGGTAGGAGTGCTTCCCAGCCGGTGGGGATGAATGGGCCGTCTGGGCAGCGCAGTGAGAGTGGACCAGAGGCTCTCCTGGCTCGCAGTCAATACACCCTGTAAACAGTGGTGCTTATGTGCTGAGGAGGGGCCTCCAGGAGGCAAAAATAGCCCTGTCAAGACATGAACACcagtcaacaaaaaaaaaacaagcgaAAAAGCACGAAGGTAGCACATGATTAGTGTACTAATGACCTTTGTACAGATTGCCCTATTCAGCTTGTTGTTgaggaacagaaaacattaCTTTTAGGTCACAATGGtactgtttcttttcttctataTTCTGCATGTACATTTGGACCTTTAACTGCCTTCTGATTTAATTTTTAGGAATGCTGTGCCTTTTTATGCTCACAGCTCTGTCAGCTGACTTGTTTTAGTTATATTGTATATGCTACAGTTGGGCCCTTCAAAGTGTTTGTCGATGGAGGAAGTGCCTCAATGGAGCAGCCCATTATGACCAAGCTGAGCACTTCCTCACAACTTGATCTCACTTCACTCTACTGTTTCCCCTGCATATCTGGTCTAATGTTTTTTCAGAGCTCTGTATTTGGGCCAAAATCAGATGATCCCATTGATCCCACTTTCCCACTAAAGGAAACAGACTCTGTTGTGTaatattgttcttttgtttcaCTGAAAGACTGCGACCGCCGTGTTTTGAAATCACAAATGTTAGTTTGTGTAAACATATTATGCATATAGTTTGATTTTGCTTGTGATGATGTTGTGTACAGTTTATGTGATTAGTGtgattataaaaaaaaaacattgtggaGGAGCTCTGTTTGCCCCCAAGTGCTGGAAATTATCTTGTTGATCAGCTGAATTTTTATTTGCTAGACTAGGAAAAAAAGTAATGATTACAAAATTACATTAAGTTTTGCAGGGTCAATTATTAACAACACTATTCAcagttgcttttttttgtttgcccCTTAACCATTAGACGATCAGGACACCTCTGCCATTTGTGTTTAACATCTCACAATGTTTCTAAGAGCAGTGTGTTGTCACTACTTGACCAGCTGCCAGTGCTTTGGTAACAAAGGACcaaatgtgggaaaaaaaaaaatcagcaaggCTGGGTGACTTAACTGAAATAATCTTTCACTGGTGTGTTTTGGTGTAAGGCCTTGAAACGACACACATCAGCAGTACACATGTACACTTAATGTTGACACTTTCATCGTGGGATTGCTCTGCATATGAGAAGTGGCGTCTGGACACAGGTTTACATCTAGTTTTAACCACGATGACTTTagccaaaacaaagcaaaccACCTTTAAAACAGCTCACCATATTCTTTACTTTTTAGAAGGTGTCCAACATGGTAGTAGCTGTAGTGTAGCCAAAGTCATTCGGCATGTGTTCATGCATCTGTGTTTGCAAAACATCTCCCAGCATGTGTAAAAGGAAACCTGTCATTCTTGGCATGTTCAAATCCAGGTTCTCACAAGGTAACTGCCCTCTGCTCTGCCAGAGAGAACGTCCTCTCATAAGGCACTATGTTAAAATTAGCCAGTGTTCCAGTGTACATTCTGCTACCTAGCTGCCTCTCGTTTCACTCACAACAGATGTTGAGACAACTAGGTCCAAAAGCGCGCAGGGGGGAGACGCTAATCTGCACAGACTGTCCTCTGACACATCTCTCTGATAGTTCTGCATTATAAGCTACACTGCTCTGTCTGTTCTGCTATGTAGTAGCCTGACAGTGTGATAACTGTTCTCACACTGGGTTAGCTAGTGGCTACATCTAGAGGTCATCTGAACTGTGGATTGACGTCAAGAGCTAGGGTGCTCTGTTCGCTCTGAATTCTTTTTTGCATTGAACTCTTTTCCTCTTGTTGAATTCGTCATGCAAATTCCCTCCAGGTTTAGGTATTAATTGGTTGTGACTAAGAACAGTATGATGAGTTAGCACAGTTTGATGGATATTTCTGTACTTCCTTCAAGCTGTCTGTTACATCTTCCTTCTATTACAAGCAAGGACATGGAGTTGGAGCTGGTCCAAAAGCCAGTCTAATCCATTTACAAAGCAGAGGCCTGTTTTAAAAGGATTCCCATGTCTTCTACATTAATTTTTCTTTGCAGATGTGTTTGAACAGGAAAAACTGTTATTTGGCATCATAGATTCACATACACTCAGtggccagtttattaggtacacttaGGTATTAGGTACACCAGACCTGTGATAAAAAATGACCTGCATGAA
Above is a window of Lates calcarifer isolate ASB-BC8 linkage group LG23, TLL_Latcal_v3, whole genome shotgun sequence DNA encoding:
- the hpdl gene encoding 4-hydroxyphenylpyruvate dioxygenase-like protein, encoding MAAYLSRLHHISLHVSNVEKIANDLVSKFKFDLFATRLTDRSRQLAFRKGAAVFIVNERPNQSSVRLNEELLGITDRYSGDSRRVNVGKYNKDNSAKCLYDVSTYYPVDTVSNVCFEVEDVERSFRALRHLGCNFLVPPTTVQDEAGLVTYSVVKSIVGNVCHTLIDRTKYEGIFLPGFDVVEKDCSLEEEDTSCPITHFDHITYACPRKTTHQVMRWYEQLFGFQRFFIDSEEDVDEGFVVNQEGIGLRLTAMKYWKCSKAGVILPSVDKKEPDCKFVIAESLPEQGRNQVDTFLEQHRAPGIQHIGLYTKNIVSTAHTMAGAGVQFFSPPPAYYSEVGKQQEIEEAGHNPQMLAQHGILLDTDLHQDPLSQKASSENRRYLLQVFTKPIFAEDTFFLELIERRGATGFGEGNIRALWRSVQAYMESERRDSQGEGSPKTVHTAQY